The Amycolatopsis mongoliensis genome includes a window with the following:
- a CDS encoding LapA family protein translates to MTHARGDAADHPTGPTHQDLPGSEVPEGALEPAELRAGDVRPGAEEVAPVRPAPARTGAATRGRSRPTRISGTWVAVIAGLVVLVVLLVFILQNLDPATVRFFGAEGSLPLAIAMLFSAIGGAVLVALIGGARILQLRKQARRPR, encoded by the coding sequence ATGACGCACGCGCGCGGGGACGCGGCCGACCACCCCACCGGCCCGACACACCAGGACCTGCCCGGGAGCGAGGTGCCCGAGGGCGCCCTCGAGCCCGCCGAGCTGCGTGCCGGCGACGTCCGGCCCGGCGCCGAGGAGGTCGCGCCGGTGCGCCCGGCGCCGGCCAGGACCGGAGCGGCCACCAGGGGCCGGAGCCGGCCGACGCGGATCAGCGGCACCTGGGTCGCCGTCATCGCCGGTCTGGTCGTGCTGGTCGTCCTGCTGGTCTTCATCCTGCAGAACCTCGACCCGGCGACGGTGCGCTTCTTCGGCGCCGAAGGCAGCCTGCCGCTGGCCATCGCGATGCTGTTCTCGGCCATCGGCGGCGCGGTGCTGGTCGCGCTGATCGGCGGCGCCCGGATCCTGCAGCTGCGCAAGCAGGCCCGCCGCCCCCGCTGA
- a CDS encoding VOC family protein yields the protein MLTESTITTMLPVTDSERAGHFYADSLGLKQTGKGEDGTLYFAAGAGAIGLRTMPAGAQSENTALSFEVSDLSTEVRALEDRGVQFQDFDLEGLKTADHIAELGNERAAWFTDSEGNVLCLHEVLT from the coding sequence ATGCTGACCGAATCCACCATCACGACGATGCTCCCGGTGACCGACAGCGAACGCGCCGGCCACTTCTACGCGGACTCCCTGGGCCTGAAGCAGACGGGGAAGGGCGAAGACGGAACGCTGTACTTCGCGGCGGGCGCGGGTGCCATCGGGCTCCGGACCATGCCGGCGGGCGCGCAGAGCGAGAACACGGCGTTGAGCTTCGAGGTCTCGGACCTTTCGACCGAGGTCAGAGCCCTGGAAGACCGCGGCGTGCAGTTCCAGGACTTCGACCTGGAGGGCCTGAAGACGGCCGACCACATCGCCGAGCTGGGGAACGAGCGGGCCGCCTGGTTCACCGACTCCGAAGGCAATGTGCTCTGCCTGCACGAAGTCCTCACCTGA
- a CDS encoding ring-cleaving dioxygenase yields MAIKTSGLHHVTAIGGDPQRNADFYLRTLGLRLVKTTVNFDDPGTYHLYYGDSAGKPGSLMTFFPWPDAPSGRHGTGQATTTSFSIPEASIGWWKQHLNAQQIETGEIRNADDEDTLTFRDPDGLKLALVAHPQGDPRDPWDTELVPAEHAIRGLHSVTLSVTKEDATAGMLTDGLGLSFATQDSNRLRFAAGEGGPGALVDVLVTPDAPRGLVAAGTVHHVAWRAPDEPTQKAWREELVDQGVHVTSILDRQYFRSIYFREPGGTLLEVATDEPGFAIDEPLLELGRALKLPPWLEPRREEIQHMLPKLNLPAENNPELS; encoded by the coding sequence ATGGCGATCAAGACGTCCGGCCTGCACCACGTCACCGCGATCGGCGGCGACCCGCAGCGCAACGCCGACTTCTACCTGCGGACCCTGGGCCTGCGGCTGGTGAAGACCACCGTGAACTTCGACGACCCGGGCACCTACCACCTCTACTACGGCGACAGCGCCGGCAAGCCCGGCTCGCTGATGACCTTCTTCCCGTGGCCCGACGCGCCGAGCGGCCGCCACGGCACCGGCCAGGCCACGACCACGTCGTTCTCGATCCCCGAGGCCTCCATCGGCTGGTGGAAGCAGCACCTGAACGCCCAGCAGATCGAAACGGGCGAGATCCGCAACGCCGACGACGAGGACACGCTCACGTTCCGTGACCCCGACGGCCTGAAACTCGCCCTCGTCGCGCACCCGCAGGGCGACCCGCGCGACCCGTGGGACACCGAGCTGGTCCCGGCCGAGCACGCGATCCGCGGCCTGCACTCGGTGACACTCTCCGTGACGAAGGAAGACGCCACCGCCGGCATGCTCACCGACGGCCTCGGCCTCAGCTTCGCCACCCAGGACAGCAACCGCCTGCGTTTCGCCGCCGGCGAGGGCGGGCCCGGCGCGCTGGTCGACGTCCTCGTGACGCCGGACGCGCCGCGCGGGCTGGTCGCCGCCGGCACCGTGCACCACGTCGCCTGGCGCGCGCCGGACGAGCCGACCCAGAAAGCCTGGCGCGAAGAGCTCGTCGACCAGGGCGTGCACGTGACGTCCATCCTGGACCGCCAGTACTTCCGCTCGATCTACTTCCGCGAGCCGGGCGGCACGCTGCTGGAGGTCGCGACCGACGAACCCGGCTTCGCCATCGACGAGCCGCTGCTGGAGCTGGGCCGCGCGCTCAAGCTGCCGCCGTGGCTCGAGCCGCGCCGCGAAGAGATCCAGCACATGCTGCCGAAGCTGAACCTCCCCGCCGAAAACAACCCGGAGCTGTCATGA
- a CDS encoding DUF445 domain-containing protein — protein sequence MGSFLAGIVADFAQHWPLYVSIPVVAALIGYGTKLVAIRMMFQPVEFIGVKPFLGWQGIVPKRAARMASIACDTMTEQLIKPAEVVARLDASRIAQEIEKPLLAGVEDIVREVAGHYQPGLWESLPVRVQRLVIERVQQESPRMVAAVLDLIKSDVDSVFDLKGMVVTSLVKDKRLLNRIFQEAGAKEFKFIARSGLVFGGAIGVIQMVAWVLFKFPLIMPLFGLFTGWFTDWLALRMIFYPIEPRKYFGVTWQGLFLKRRAEVAEAYGSLIAREIITPHNVIEAILHGPLSDRVLALIQRQLDLELGRRVSVAKPLLVFAVGSRKYQDMKLAIAEQIMNRLPETMRYIEDYAADAMDIRNVLVSKMKELSPHEFERLLRPAFEQDEWILIATGAVLGFAVGEGQVLLLEHLAA from the coding sequence ATGGGGTCGTTCCTCGCCGGCATCGTCGCCGACTTCGCCCAGCACTGGCCCCTCTACGTCTCGATCCCGGTCGTCGCCGCGCTGATCGGCTACGGCACCAAGCTCGTCGCGATCCGGATGATGTTCCAGCCGGTGGAGTTCATCGGAGTCAAGCCGTTCCTGGGCTGGCAGGGCATCGTGCCCAAGCGCGCCGCGCGGATGGCGAGCATCGCCTGCGACACGATGACCGAGCAGCTGATCAAGCCGGCGGAGGTCGTGGCGCGGCTGGACGCGTCCCGCATCGCCCAGGAGATCGAGAAACCGCTGCTCGCGGGCGTCGAGGACATCGTGCGAGAGGTGGCCGGGCACTACCAGCCGGGGCTGTGGGAGTCGCTGCCGGTGCGGGTGCAGCGGCTGGTGATCGAGCGCGTCCAGCAGGAGTCGCCGCGGATGGTCGCGGCCGTGCTCGACCTGATCAAGTCCGATGTGGACAGTGTGTTCGACCTCAAGGGCATGGTCGTCACCAGCCTGGTCAAGGACAAGCGGCTGCTGAACCGCATCTTCCAGGAAGCGGGGGCGAAGGAGTTCAAGTTCATCGCGCGGTCCGGGCTGGTGTTCGGCGGCGCGATCGGCGTGATCCAGATGGTCGCGTGGGTGCTGTTCAAGTTCCCGCTGATCATGCCGCTGTTCGGCCTTTTCACCGGCTGGTTCACCGACTGGCTGGCGCTGCGGATGATCTTCTACCCGATCGAGCCGCGCAAGTACTTCGGGGTGACTTGGCAGGGCTTGTTCCTGAAGCGCCGCGCTGAGGTCGCGGAGGCGTACGGGTCGCTGATCGCCCGGGAGATCATCACCCCGCACAACGTCATCGAGGCGATCCTGCACGGGCCGTTGTCCGACCGGGTGCTGGCGCTGATCCAGCGTCAGCTCGACCTCGAGCTGGGCCGCCGGGTCAGCGTCGCGAAGCCGTTGCTGGTGTTCGCGGTGGGCAGCCGGAAGTACCAGGACATGAAGCTGGCGATCGCGGAGCAGATCATGAACCGGCTGCCGGAGACCATGCGGTACATCGAGGACTACGCGGCCGACGCGATGGACATCCGGAACGTGCTGGTGTCGAAGATGAAGGAGCTCTCACCCCACGAGTTCGAGCGCCTGCTGCGGCCGGCCTTCGAGCAGGACGAGTGGATCCTGATCGCGACCGGTGCGGTGCTGGGCTTCGCGGTCGGTGAGGGTCAGGTTCTGCTGCTGGAGCACCTGGCGGCCTAG
- a CDS encoding alpha/beta hydrolase, translating to MTLEHKYVEGSPDAPLLLLLHGTGGSPDDLLGLARELSPDSAVLAPAGPVSEYGAARWFRRLAEGVFDHEDVVKRANQLADFVLEAREKYGLGDRRLVAVGFSNGANIAAAATLLRPDVVREAALFAAMSPVPDPPDHDLSASRVFLANGEHDPMAPLASTEELIGLLRERGADVVTQRHPGGHLITPDGVRAARKWITP from the coding sequence ATGACGCTGGAGCACAAGTACGTCGAGGGTTCGCCGGACGCGCCGTTGCTGCTCCTGCTGCACGGCACCGGCGGCAGCCCGGACGACCTGCTCGGCCTGGCGCGCGAGCTGAGCCCGGACTCCGCCGTGCTGGCCCCGGCCGGCCCGGTGTCCGAGTACGGCGCCGCGCGCTGGTTCCGGCGGCTCGCCGAGGGCGTGTTCGATCACGAAGACGTCGTCAAGCGCGCGAACCAGCTCGCGGACTTCGTCCTCGAAGCCCGGGAGAAGTACGGGCTCGGTGACCGGCGGCTGGTCGCCGTCGGCTTCTCGAACGGCGCCAACATCGCGGCCGCGGCGACGCTGCTGCGGCCGGACGTCGTCCGCGAAGCCGCGCTGTTCGCGGCGATGTCGCCGGTCCCGGACCCGCCGGACCACGACCTGAGCGCGTCCCGCGTCTTCCTGGCCAACGGCGAACACGACCCGATGGCCCCCCTGGCGTCCACGGAGGAGCTGATCGGGCTGCTGCGCGAACGCGGGGCCGACGTCGTCACGCAGCGCCACCCCGGTGGGCACCTGATCACGCCGGACGGCGTCCGGGCAGCCCGGAAGTGGATCACGCCCTGA
- a CDS encoding Abi-alpha family protein: protein MNAERPNGRGTGDEVADLARRAGQLAGWAARTGFALGRRLPGVETAERGVRQVERQLLAELRRRLDEVDDPYHAALTAASAMNRPAVPGKVEAAVTIVPARDNHAEPLRAAMAELLNHSIGFGRERAREYFYAIILRQLTPDEARILSALSDGSPFPVVDVVERTGIGSSGRVALRNASTVGKSAGVSLPDQVPGYVTRLIGLGLVDLDEEVPSLETQYEILLTDETVRDAEKHVKRAKYVRRTIHISRLGAQFWQACDPSFG, encoded by the coding sequence GTGAACGCAGAGCGACCGAACGGCCGGGGCACCGGCGACGAGGTGGCCGACCTGGCGCGCCGCGCCGGGCAGCTGGCGGGCTGGGCCGCGCGCACCGGGTTCGCGCTCGGCCGCAGGCTCCCCGGCGTCGAAACCGCCGAACGCGGGGTGCGGCAGGTCGAGCGCCAGCTGCTGGCCGAGCTGCGCCGCCGGCTCGACGAGGTCGACGACCCCTACCACGCGGCGCTCACCGCGGCGTCCGCGATGAACCGCCCGGCGGTGCCCGGGAAGGTCGAAGCCGCGGTCACCATCGTGCCGGCGCGCGACAACCACGCCGAGCCGCTGCGCGCCGCGATGGCCGAGCTGCTCAACCACTCCATCGGCTTCGGTCGCGAGCGGGCCCGCGAGTACTTCTACGCGATCATCCTGCGCCAGCTGACCCCGGACGAGGCGCGCATCCTGTCCGCGCTCTCGGACGGCTCGCCGTTCCCCGTGGTCGACGTCGTCGAGCGCACCGGCATCGGCAGCAGCGGGCGCGTCGCGCTGCGCAACGCGTCGACGGTCGGCAAGTCGGCCGGGGTGTCGCTGCCCGACCAGGTGCCCGGGTACGTCACGCGGCTGATCGGCCTGGGCCTGGTCGACCTCGACGAAGAGGTGCCGTCGCTGGAGACGCAGTACGAGATCCTGCTGACCGACGAGACCGTGCGTGACGCGGAGAAGCACGTCAAACGCGCGAAGTACGTCCGGCGGACGATCCACATCTCGCGCCTGGGGGCGCAGTTCTGGCAGGCCTGCGACCCGAGCTTCGGCTGA
- a CDS encoding benzoate-CoA ligase family protein yields the protein MATGFNAAEYLLSAGHPDATAVVSPRRTLTYAELAAESRRVAGGLAELGVRPEERVMFCMVDDVELLTGILGAMLAGAVAVPVSTMVTGLELGKMLADSRARLLCVSGEFAEQAVTALGFAPEVTDVLLDRSDAAGFGVRTHEWASLSGSFRSGRTWEDSPALWLYTSGTTGQPKGAMHRHASIRAVCETYARGVLATTPADRFLSVPKLFFAYGLGNSCFFPLGAGGTALLEPSRPTPALFARRAREEAPSLFFAVPTFYAALLASDVPDDSFASVRHAVSAGEPLPASLFERFRARFGLEILDGIGSTEALHIFLSNKPRAVRPGSTGVPVPGYSVQIRDEAGAVIDAAGKPGELYVAGPSTATGYWARYDATKHVFQGEWLRTGDSYVRNEDGTYSCLGRFGDMLKAGGIWVSPSEVEERLRQHPAVAEVAVVAAPDADGLDKPVACVVAAPGFAVDPDELIEFCREGLAAFKRPRGVVELAELPKTATGKIRRNVIREQVRDALRVVPST from the coding sequence GTGGCGACAGGGTTCAATGCCGCGGAGTACCTGCTTTCGGCCGGGCACCCGGACGCGACCGCGGTCGTGTCTCCCCGCCGCACGCTCACCTACGCCGAGCTGGCGGCCGAGTCCCGGCGCGTCGCGGGCGGGCTCGCCGAGCTCGGCGTGCGGCCCGAAGAGCGCGTCATGTTCTGCATGGTCGACGACGTCGAGCTGCTCACCGGCATCCTCGGCGCGATGCTGGCCGGCGCGGTCGCCGTGCCGGTCTCGACCATGGTCACCGGGCTCGAGCTGGGCAAGATGCTGGCCGACTCGCGGGCGCGCCTGCTGTGCGTGTCCGGCGAGTTCGCCGAGCAGGCGGTGACCGCGCTGGGGTTCGCGCCCGAGGTCACCGACGTCCTGCTCGACCGGTCCGACGCGGCCGGGTTCGGCGTCCGGACGCACGAGTGGGCGTCGCTGAGCGGTTCGTTCCGCAGTGGACGGACGTGGGAGGACTCGCCCGCGTTGTGGCTGTACACGTCGGGGACGACGGGGCAGCCGAAGGGCGCGATGCACCGGCACGCCAGCATCCGCGCGGTGTGCGAGACGTACGCGCGCGGCGTGCTGGCGACCACTCCGGCCGACCGGTTCCTGTCCGTGCCGAAGCTCTTCTTCGCCTACGGGCTGGGGAATTCGTGCTTCTTCCCGCTCGGCGCGGGCGGGACCGCCCTGCTCGAGCCCTCGCGCCCGACTCCGGCGTTGTTCGCCAGACGGGCCCGCGAAGAAGCGCCTTCGCTGTTCTTCGCCGTCCCGACGTTCTACGCGGCGCTGCTCGCCAGCGACGTCCCGGACGACTCGTTCGCTTCGGTGCGGCACGCGGTTTCGGCGGGCGAGCCGCTGCCGGCGTCGCTGTTCGAACGGTTCCGCGCCCGCTTCGGGCTGGAGATCCTCGACGGCATCGGGTCCACCGAGGCGCTCCACATCTTCCTGTCGAACAAGCCCCGCGCGGTGCGGCCCGGCAGCACCGGCGTCCCGGTGCCCGGGTACTCCGTGCAGATCCGCGACGAGGCGGGCGCGGTGATCGACGCCGCCGGCAAGCCGGGCGAGCTGTACGTGGCCGGCCCGTCGACGGCGACCGGCTACTGGGCGCGCTACGACGCGACGAAGCACGTGTTCCAGGGCGAGTGGCTGCGGACCGGCGACAGCTACGTGCGGAACGAGGACGGCACGTACAGCTGCCTGGGCCGGTTCGGGGACATGCTGAAGGCGGGCGGGATCTGGGTGTCACCGTCCGAAGTGGAGGAACGGCTGCGGCAGCACCCGGCGGTCGCGGAGGTCGCGGTGGTCGCCGCGCCGGACGCCGACGGGCTCGACAAGCCGGTGGCGTGCGTGGTCGCGGCACCCGGTTTCGCGGTCGACCCGGACGAGCTGATCGAGTTCTGCCGCGAGGGCCTCGCGGCGTTCAAGCGCCCGCGCGGAGTGGTCGAACTGGCGGAACTGCCGAAGACGGCGACGGGCAAGATCCGCCGCAACGTGATCCGCGAGCAGGTCCGGGACGCCCTGCGGGTGGTGCCCAGCACGTGA
- a CDS encoding MarR family winged helix-turn-helix transcriptional regulator: MDPKTDDDEIVTWWGLVIEGYLATQDKLMGEIADRLGLAPASFDILLRLVRSPDHRMPMTKLATEAALSSGGFTKVADRLVAADLICRVPSPDDRRVTFASLTEHGLEMANKAREAAAEILRRIVLTPLGDDAPALAEAMRTLRAFNG, translated from the coding sequence GTGGATCCGAAGACCGACGACGACGAGATCGTCACGTGGTGGGGCCTGGTCATCGAGGGCTACCTGGCCACGCAGGACAAGCTGATGGGCGAGATCGCCGACCGCCTCGGGCTCGCGCCCGCGTCGTTCGACATCCTGCTGCGGCTGGTCCGCTCGCCCGACCACCGGATGCCGATGACCAAGCTGGCCACGGAGGCGGCCCTGTCCAGCGGCGGTTTCACGAAGGTCGCCGACCGCCTGGTGGCGGCGGACCTGATCTGCCGCGTCCCGAGCCCGGACGACCGCCGCGTCACGTTCGCGTCCCTGACCGAGCACGGTCTGGAGATGGCGAACAAGGCCCGCGAGGCGGCCGCCGAGATTCTGCGCCGCATCGTGCTGACCCCGCTGGGTGACGACGCCCCGGCACTCGCGGAAGCGATGCGGACACTGCGCGCGTTCAACGGCTGA
- the boxB gene encoding benzoyl-CoA 2,3-epoxidase subunit BoxB: MPEKIDYDAKIPNNVNLSEDRRLQRALEGWQPKFMHWWGEMGPTLETQGVYLRTAVSVGREGWAHFDHVNVPDYRWGIFLAERDPDRRIAFGEHKGEEVWQQVPGEYRADLQRLIVIQGDTEPASVEQQKLLGLTAPSLYDLRNLFQVNVEEGRHLWAMVYLLHAYFGREGRDEAEGLLLRNSGSPDAPRILGAFNEETADWLAFYMFTYFTDRDGKYQLGTLKESSFDPLSRTCEFMLKEEAHHMMVGTTGVDRVVTRSAELIREHDTLDIGPHGGIPLDIIQKYINFHYTVSLDLFGSETSTNAANYYTAGLKGRWQETRRKDDHKLTDDARTLEKPAADGTWTSEEMQAILLLNLDLRSEYVADCQTGVKRWNKILADAGVDHTFRLPHPGFNREVGINSGHHVTPDGTIVDEATWQAGKSKWLPTTEDLTFVRSLMHPVYERGKIASWVAPPRQGINGKPFDYEYVYLT; encoded by the coding sequence ATGCCCGAGAAGATCGACTACGACGCCAAGATCCCCAACAACGTCAACCTCTCGGAAGACCGGCGGCTCCAGCGCGCGCTGGAGGGCTGGCAGCCGAAGTTCATGCACTGGTGGGGCGAGATGGGCCCGACGCTGGAGACCCAGGGCGTCTACCTGCGCACCGCGGTCAGCGTCGGCCGGGAGGGGTGGGCGCACTTCGACCACGTCAACGTCCCGGACTACCGGTGGGGCATCTTCCTCGCCGAGCGCGACCCGGACCGGCGGATCGCCTTCGGGGAGCACAAGGGCGAGGAGGTCTGGCAGCAGGTGCCCGGCGAATACCGCGCCGACCTGCAGCGGCTGATCGTCATCCAGGGCGACACCGAACCGGCGTCCGTCGAGCAGCAGAAGCTCCTCGGGCTCACCGCGCCGAGCCTCTACGACCTGCGGAACCTCTTCCAGGTCAACGTCGAAGAAGGCCGGCACCTGTGGGCGATGGTGTACCTGCTGCACGCCTACTTCGGCCGCGAAGGCCGTGACGAGGCCGAAGGGCTGCTGCTGCGCAACTCCGGCAGCCCCGACGCGCCCCGCATCCTCGGCGCGTTCAACGAGGAGACCGCCGACTGGCTGGCCTTCTACATGTTCACCTACTTCACCGACCGCGACGGGAAGTACCAGCTCGGCACGCTCAAGGAGAGCTCCTTCGACCCGCTCTCGCGCACCTGCGAGTTCATGCTGAAGGAGGAGGCGCACCACATGATGGTCGGTACCACCGGCGTCGACCGCGTGGTGACCCGCAGCGCCGAGCTGATCCGTGAGCACGACACGCTCGACATCGGACCGCACGGCGGCATCCCGCTGGACATCATCCAGAAGTACATCAACTTCCACTACACCGTTTCGCTCGACCTGTTCGGCAGCGAGACGTCGACGAACGCGGCGAACTACTACACCGCCGGGCTCAAGGGCCGCTGGCAGGAGACCCGCCGCAAGGACGACCACAAGCTCACCGACGACGCCCGCACGCTGGAGAAACCGGCCGCCGACGGCACTTGGACGTCGGAGGAGATGCAGGCGATCCTGTTGCTGAACCTCGACCTGCGCAGCGAGTACGTGGCCGACTGCCAGACCGGCGTGAAGCGCTGGAACAAGATCCTCGCCGACGCCGGTGTCGATCACACGTTCCGCTTGCCGCACCCTGGCTTCAACCGCGAAGTCGGCATAAACTCCGGCCACCACGTCACTCCCGACGGCACCATCGTCGACGAGGCGACCTGGCAGGCCGGCAAGAGCAAGTGGCTGCCCACCACCGAGGACCTGACGTTCGTCCGCTCGCTCATGCACCCGGTGTACGAGCGGGGGAAGATCGCGAGCTGGGTGGCCCCGCCGCGGCAGGGCATCAACGGGAAGCCCTTCGACTACGAGTACGTCTACCTCACGTAG
- a CDS encoding amidohydrolase family protein — MIDGYFVVDAHVHAPRLPTLKPAWMQWAHDFAGAYPWRSVYAEDGSVVPSAMDELMESEGVDRVLLFCEYSPRATGIQPIEDNLPLVEHNPTRFRLVANVNPYLHHPAATEVARQLDLGAVALKIHPVHGAFSPADKEMYPVYQLCADRGVPVILHSGTSSFPGSRTSFGNPELMSDVVEDFPSLQFVFAHGGRGWWYDVAAFLALARENVWLDLAGLPPKKLPEYYQRFDLGRLAGKFVFGTDWPGVPSVAKNVRTLIGLGWPEDVLNGVLGGNAVKLMPSLA, encoded by the coding sequence GTGATCGACGGCTACTTCGTGGTGGACGCGCACGTCCACGCCCCCCGGCTGCCGACGCTCAAACCCGCCTGGATGCAGTGGGCGCACGACTTCGCGGGTGCGTACCCGTGGCGTTCGGTGTACGCCGAAGACGGCTCGGTGGTCCCGTCGGCGATGGACGAGCTGATGGAGTCCGAGGGCGTCGACCGGGTGCTGCTGTTCTGCGAGTACAGCCCACGGGCGACGGGGATCCAGCCCATCGAGGACAACCTGCCGCTGGTGGAGCACAATCCGACGCGGTTCCGGCTCGTGGCCAACGTCAACCCGTACCTGCACCACCCGGCGGCCACGGAGGTCGCGCGCCAGCTGGACCTGGGTGCGGTGGCGTTGAAGATCCACCCGGTGCACGGCGCGTTTTCCCCGGCGGACAAGGAGATGTACCCGGTCTACCAGCTGTGCGCCGATCGTGGGGTGCCGGTGATCCTCCACTCGGGAACGTCGAGTTTCCCGGGGTCCCGCACGAGCTTCGGGAACCCCGAGCTGATGTCCGACGTGGTCGAGGACTTCCCTTCACTGCAGTTCGTCTTCGCCCACGGCGGCCGCGGCTGGTGGTACGACGTGGCGGCTTTCCTCGCGCTGGCGCGGGAAAACGTCTGGCTGGACCTCGCCGGGCTGCCGCCGAAGAAGCTGCCGGAGTACTACCAGCGGTTCGATCTCGGCCGCCTGGCCGGGAAGTTCGTGTTCGGGACGGACTGGCCCGGGGTGCCGAGCGTGGCGAAGAACGTGCGGACGCTGATCGGGCTGGGGTGGCCCGAGGACGTCCTGAACGGCGTCCTCGGGGGCAACGCGGTGAAGCTGATGCCGTCGCTCGCCTAG
- a CDS encoding dipeptidase, translating to MTNEALQRATKLLDATILADGHNDLPWELRQHGGPNPVEAAASLDLTVRQPALHTDFPKLADGKLGMQFWSVYVPCEFEGHSAVTAVLEQIEVVHQLAERYPDRLRLVDTADEAEAAFADGRIASLLGAEGGHSIAESLGVLRILRRLGVRYMTLTHNFNTTWADSGTDEPAHGGLTEFGRDVVREMNKIGMMVDLSHVAPSTMRAAIEVSSVPVIFSHSSCLAVNDHPRNIPDDVLALLPGNGGVAMTTFVPAFISPKVSAWDQELKAAMEAAGKEYRNLAQRGEFVKEWDGPVKPKATVDDVVAHVEHAREVAGIDHIGLGGDYDGVGTLPEGLEDTSKYPVLFAALLERGWSDEDCAKLAGKNTLRVLREVDGFAR from the coding sequence ATGACTAACGAGGCACTACAGCGTGCTACGAAACTGCTGGACGCCACCATCCTCGCCGACGGGCACAACGACCTGCCGTGGGAGCTGCGCCAGCACGGCGGTCCGAACCCGGTCGAGGCGGCCGCGTCGCTCGACCTGACCGTCCGGCAGCCGGCCCTGCACACCGACTTCCCGAAGCTCGCCGACGGGAAGCTCGGGATGCAGTTCTGGTCGGTGTACGTGCCCTGTGAGTTCGAAGGCCACAGCGCAGTCACGGCGGTGCTGGAGCAGATCGAGGTCGTCCACCAGCTGGCCGAGCGCTACCCCGACCGGCTCCGGCTGGTCGACACCGCCGACGAGGCCGAGGCCGCGTTCGCCGACGGCCGGATCGCGTCGCTGCTCGGCGCCGAGGGCGGGCACAGCATCGCCGAGTCGCTCGGCGTGCTGCGGATCCTGCGCCGGCTCGGCGTCCGGTACATGACGCTGACGCACAACTTCAACACCACCTGGGCCGACTCGGGCACCGACGAGCCGGCCCACGGCGGGCTCACCGAGTTCGGCCGCGACGTCGTGCGCGAGATGAACAAGATCGGGATGATGGTCGACCTCTCGCACGTCGCGCCGTCGACGATGCGCGCGGCGATCGAGGTCAGCTCGGTCCCGGTGATCTTCAGCCACTCCTCCTGCCTCGCGGTGAACGACCACCCGCGCAACATCCCGGACGACGTCCTCGCGCTGCTGCCCGGCAACGGCGGCGTCGCGATGACCACGTTCGTGCCGGCGTTCATCTCGCCGAAGGTGAGCGCGTGGGACCAGGAGCTGAAGGCCGCGATGGAGGCCGCGGGCAAGGAGTACCGGAACCTGGCCCAGCGCGGGGAGTTCGTGAAGGAGTGGGACGGCCCGGTCAAGCCGAAGGCCACCGTCGACGACGTCGTCGCGCACGTCGAGCACGCCCGCGAGGTCGCCGGGATCGACCACATCGGCCTCGGCGGCGACTACGACGGCGTCGGCACGCTGCCGGAGGGCCTCGAGGACACGTCCAAGTACCCGGTGCTGTTCGCGGCGCTGCTCGAGCGCGGGTGGAGTGACGAGGACTGCGCGAAGCTGGCCGGGAAGAACACGCTCCGCGTGCTGCGGGAGGTCGACGGCTTCGCCCGTTAG
- a CDS encoding maleylpyruvate isomerase family mycothiol-dependent enzyme → MSPTRWGPPIDVLPYFSKEEQALMTLLGALTDEDWRRPTMCAGWSVKDVAAHLLGDKVGRLSRSRDGHTSEAPRAGESFPRFIDRLNEEWVVACRRLSTDVLLTMMYEFMGQTTEYWAKLDLDGDGEPVSWAGDEPAPRWLDAARDYSEFWVHHVQIREALEHTPLEAEYAEPIADTFVRALPHTLRDVEARVGKQVGYTVTGAGRWYARRERDGWVLDRGAPPSRTPLATVTTDLDTFWRLCTRNAADVGRVRTTGDENVCAQLLTMTSIIA, encoded by the coding sequence ATGAGTCCGACGCGCTGGGGCCCGCCGATCGACGTCCTCCCGTACTTCTCGAAAGAAGAGCAAGCGCTGATGACGCTGCTCGGCGCGCTGACCGACGAGGATTGGCGGCGGCCGACGATGTGCGCGGGCTGGTCGGTCAAGGACGTCGCCGCCCACCTGCTGGGAGACAAGGTCGGCCGGCTGTCCCGAAGCCGCGACGGGCACACCTCCGAAGCCCCCCGCGCGGGTGAGTCCTTCCCCCGCTTCATCGACCGGCTCAACGAGGAGTGGGTCGTCGCCTGCCGCCGTCTCTCGACGGACGTCCTGCTCACCATGATGTACGAGTTCATGGGCCAGACGACCGAATACTGGGCGAAGCTGGACCTCGACGGCGACGGCGAGCCGGTCAGCTGGGCGGGCGACGAGCCGGCGCCGCGCTGGCTGGACGCGGCCCGCGACTATTCGGAGTTCTGGGTCCACCACGTGCAGATCCGCGAAGCGCTGGAGCACACGCCGCTGGAGGCCGAGTACGCCGAGCCGATCGCCGACACGTTCGTCCGCGCGCTCCCGCACACCCTGCGCGACGTCGAGGCGCGCGTCGGCAAGCAGGTGGGGTACACGGTCACCGGCGCCGGCAGGTGGTACGCCCGCCGCGAGCGCGACGGCTGGGTCCTGGACCGGGGCGCGCCGCCGTCGCGCACGCCGCTGGCCACCGTGACGACGGACCTGGACACGTTCTGGCGGCTCTGCACGCGCAACGCCGCCGACGTCGGCCGCGTCCGGACGACCGGGGACGAAAACGTTTGCGCACAGCTCCTGACAATGACCTCGATCATCGCCTGA